The segment AAAGTCACTGTCATCCACCACAATCCACAACGACAGTAGGAAAACCTACCGATGCTGCAGAGAAAGGGACAAGCACTTTGAGGTCAGGGTTATGATGGGGctcttaatgtgtgtgtgtgtgtgtgtgtgtgtgtgtgtgtgtgtgtgtgtgtgtgtgtgtgtgtgtgtgtgtgtgtgtgtgtgtgtgtgtgtgtgtgtgtgtgtgtgtgtgtgtgtgtgtgtgtgtgtgtgtgtgtgtgtgtgtgtgtgtgtgtgtgtgtgtgtgcgcgcgcgtgcgtgcgtgcgtgcgtgcgctgCAGGGCCTTGCTACTGGCACGAGGTCAGCAGCGAGCAGGGTGGTCTGTAGCGGCAGGCTCCAGTCTAATTGTCTGGAATAATTGAGCTGCAACCAAGTGGAGAACAAATCACGCCCTGGGACTAATCCAGGCTTTCCTCTCTCCAAGGCCCTTTCTGTGTTCTGtaggtgtgggtgtgtgtggaggagccCATGTTTAGTTAGGCTTGTTGATAAAGTCTCTACAGAACACATTAACTCAACATTAGAGATGCTGAGGGGTGGAGTTGAGTCGTATTTAGTCCTGGGAAAATCCATCAAGATGCCGTCACTGGTGTGTCTACGTTCAGCCTCATCCTCCATTTTCCTCTACATCATTTGACTTAGCCAGACAGAATAATGGCCACAATTTCAGTCCaagcatgaataaataatggcTAATTATAGTAAAAGCCTCACGGATGATAACTCTAAAATAGATGGGAGCAACACATATTCCCAGAGTCCAAGGTCACGTCTTCAGATAGATTGTTCTCTGCAAACAACAGACGAAATATATCAAGACATGAACCTGGGAAAAATGGCAAACGTTCACACTCAAGAAGCTGGCCCAAGAAAATGTTTAGCATTTTGAtagaaaaataattgaaaaaacaGTTCAATATGAAACTAGAGGAGCACTCCGAGAGCATGTACCTCTGTCAAGCCTATCGccctatctcaccatgttaaagaaagtggggggaAAATCTTGGATCTGGCTGTTTATCTGGATTGTTCCAAATTTTAATGTGTTCTTCCTTCGGTCATTCTCCACTCctgcacaaaatgtcatggaaatcagttgtgtattttttgaGTAAgtctgcttacaaacaaacaaacaaacaaaaagacatgaTAAGTTGTTGATTTCCTGCTGATCGGCTTCTTGTTTCACCTCTAGTTTAACATTATCCCTTTAGGTGTTTGCATGAACAGTGATACCTTACGCAAGAAATACTTAATCCAGTCACACTTATTCAAAATGAAGTCTAACCAACTGAAACCAGCTTTGCACCAGAGGAGCATCACAGCTTCTCAGTGCCCTGTTCCTACTTGTTGTGTCTTAGCAGTCCACCAGAGGGAAAcattcagtctcagctgcacACTGTGGCCTGACAGCAGGAACAACCTGCATCTGAGTCTTAGTCATGCACTTTCTTATGTTGAGttcacatgttctctctgtgtgattGAGCTATTCAAGAATGTTTTAGTTTCCTCTCATTGGGATAAAACATGAGCTCAGGGCCTGGTATGATCagcctctgcctctgcctctgacCTTGAATCAGAATAAAGGAAATACATGAAGTAGTTGACGGATTTTATTAGTAAAGGGAGGAGGAAGTTGTGGTACATACAGTCTTTGTTAGGTTTTCAATTCATCGTTCAGCTTTTGATACTTGCATACAAAGTATTTAAACCCACTGTGATTGTTTTCTTGCGTTCTACAGTCTCATCTCATCAGATCTGACCCGCATGACGGACAGTGAACGAGATCAGATCGACCAGGACGCTCAGATCTTCATGAGAACCTGCTCTGAAGCCATCAGGCTGCTACGCAATGAAGGTGTGCAGCCAATGAACTAGCTTTCAAATATTATATGAAACATAGAATATGTTCagattattcattttttttaactcagcACTCAACTGTGttgaattacaaaacatcaaGAGAAAACTAGTAAgtgaatgtgttgttgttgttgttgatgtagCGGAGAAGAAGGTGACATCAGCCCAGATCAAagagcacagaggagcagtacTGGACCTCATTGAAATGTATCTGAGAGGTGAGTTCATGCAGCTCATTACAATTTAGTGCAGTCCTCTGTCGATGCATCAAAATAGTCCAGAGAGAACCTGCTATATGACAAGTCTACAACTATTTTGCACTTGTTCCATTTGTGTATCGTAaagaacattaacattttaagaaaGAGATGATGGTTGCTGTGGTATCACTGTTGTACACATCTCTTCTGTCTCTAAGGAGTGTGTAAGCTGTACTCTGAGCAGAGAGCAATCAGAGTCAAGAGGATGGTGGACAAGAAGAGATTGTGAGTATTTGCAATTATTAAAATCTATGCATACCTCATTCAcaaaattcattatttacatttttttaaatcattttaggACTATAGTGACCTTAAAAGCCAATTAATCATCTTGATTCACATGGTTTCAGGTCCAGACTGGCACCAGAACACCACAGTCGGGTGGAGAAAGCGCGAGAGGTGGAGCCCACGGAGGAGAAAACTGTCAAGGAAGAAAGTACTGGTAAGACAGGGAGTCAGCTGAAACACTCCACTGTATTTCTGGTACAAGCAGCCCTGTTACTACATTTTGTGTGGGTAGTCTAATATTTTTCACTGGTTTGgtattttgtgtatttagtttACTATATATGCcccttaaaaaaaatgttataccTGTGTTCTGTGCAGGTCAAAGAAACgctcttttttaaaactgaTTATAGGAAGAATTTTTGTGAAGCAGTTTGTTCAGCAGCTAAGATTAGCAGCCAATGTTAACTTGGATCTTATCTACACCAGCTCCTAAATTGTGTTAAATGGTTCCACTTCATTAGTTTCATATTCACAGCCATCTGAAGAACAGcaggacagatgtgtgtgtgtgtttcatctgcaAACTGTAATTATAAAGTGTTGTGTCACTTCACATGATGATCCATTGTGGGGACTCTGATTAAATCACATTCAATAACTTGTAATTCTACAGGTTTTATGTCATCCAAACCATCAGGATTtgaccaaaaagaaaacatctgaagaTAAATAGCCAAACTGGCTGCTCTAAAGTGACTACATCTAAACAAATCCATCTAAATAATCAACTTTGAGCTAAATTTTCCCTTTCACAGAGAACTAGCGACTTCATGTGTGACTCAGATAAACCCAGTGAAGAAGTACTGAGTAAAACGTTGGGAGTTTTTGTTGCTACAtcaagtgttttcactctgtttgtcttcctgtAGAAAAGAGTGTGTCAGAGGTCCTGGACAACACAGTGGAACACCTGTGGGAGGAGGGCCGAGTGGAGGACGAGCTCTCTCCTGAGGAGATCCAGATGGTACAGCGCCTCAGATGTcatcattcattatttatgttatatagtatatatagaTCCATACGATTCAGGTGTTGAGGAATGGAAAGCTATTATTAGATGACATCTAAATGCACAGGGACTCACACATTTAGTGCATTACTGAGGAGGAGAATCACATTAGTAGAGGTCCAGATAACTGACTAACTTAGTTTTTTAGGTGTTTGTCATTATAGAAATAGAACACAATCACTTCAGTGTAttgtcacacaaacaatcaCCTAAATTGATCCAGTCTTTTTGTTGGACACCTAAAATGTTCAGATATCCGATGTTCCTGTTGTACTACATTAAAATCTGACATTTACATAAGCGTCACTGATGAAGACGTGAAAGTGTCAGCTGTGTATTTCTGTCTAGTTTGAGCAGGAAAACCAGAGGTTGGTGAGTGAGATGAGCAACCTGGTGGATGAAGTGAGGTGAGACTCCCTCAGCAAACATGTTCCCCTTCCTTTTTAATAAGTTTGTTGTGAACTGTGTTCAGGGCAGGTCAGTGATTTCACTCTGTTCTGTGAACGTTAAATCATTTATTAGGATCTAACTGCTGTAATCCAGAGACACTTAAGTGTGGCTGTTACACATCCTCACGTCCCTCCCACTAAATTACATGCCCCAAGTGATTGAAATGCCAGGTGAGCAAGACAACACTTATTTGAAATAGCAGATGTCGATCCAGAGAGGATTAAAATGACCCAAGGACATAGGTGTTTGCAGATGGAATTATTGCTATGGCAGCCAGAGAAAATCACTGACATGTTTGTTCCAGATGGCAAAATTCCTTAGGTCCTGAGGTGAAAATTACCAGACCTGCCCCAGTAATATTGATGTCATCTGGAGGGGTTTAAAATTGCTAGGCACACTGTTTTCATGGGACGTTTCATGCTTAATTTTTTGTGTGCATCAGGCAAATCGAGGGGAAGGTGGTGGAGATCTCTCGACTTCAGGAGATCTTCGctgagaaagtgctgcaccAAGTGAGCTGACTACCTTTCGTTTCATTAACATGGTTTTTTGAGAATAAGTTGCACATAAACCGTTCTCACTCTCCATGATAGGAATCAGAGATTGACAACATTCATCAGCTGGTTGTGGGAGCTACGGAGAACGTGAAAGAAGGCAATGAAGACATACGAGAGGTAACACTCACTAGATTAAAAACATGAGTACTACTCATAAATATGATGTACTCCTTTGGTTGATTTCTATACATCTGAtctgtaaaatgtcttaaaaaaatgtataatgttctTCTGTATTCTCTTCAATCCCAAGGCAATCAAAAACAACGCCGGCTTCCGGGTATGgatcctcttcttcctcgtcaTGTGCTCTTTCTCACTCCTCTTTCTGGACTGGTATGACAGCTAACACAGCTGCCAGCATGGACTCTTGTGGATATGCTGGGAAACTGCCTTGCTCTGGCACATACTGGTGATCTCATTAACAAGTGATGACAACACTCAGACTGAATGTTCGGTTTCCCAAGATGAAGATTGTGCAGTCAAGTGGAGATGAAAGTTTGCTCTTCCCCGATCCGAattatcagtttatctttgtCCAGTGCTAAACGGAGGCAGTGTCAATGTGTTTGAAAGCACTTCTGTGAAGGCAAGCTTTGTAGGGAGCACTGTATCCACTATCATTATTTGTATGATTGgatgttctgtctttgtctgcctCTTAAGAATGATAATGGTTTGATTGGCTGCTCCTGCTTTAATCTAACTGAAAAACAAGTGCACTAAAGGATACTGTTTAGACTTGTGTCTTCTCATGTGTTATGTCTTTAAATAGATCATGAATTTGTTTCCGTCTGTGACATTAATTTATACATCACTGTCAAACCACTGACAATGTTTTGCCTTTATTTGAAACCTCTCACAGCATAACtgtactgacacacactcacattcaagTAAAACTGAGCAATATTCTTAATTAAATTCTGTCTCTTAACCTCAGGACATCATTTTATGAgttaatacatttcaaattcatGTCAAGCCTTCAGATAACATcaagagaagagcagcagccagTCATGGCCCGTCTTAGCCAAAGAAAAGAGGCCGTTCGACATGTTTGAGTCATGCAGCCCCTTGATAATTTCTGTTTATTAGGTTTAACCTATATTCATATGAAGTGCTTAGAAATGCCTCTTTGATCATAACTCAAGAGAACATGAGCTGTGTGAGAGCATCGGTGTTGATGACAAAATTTATTCTTGAAACAGTTGAAGAAAATTCTCTTTTACTCACATGGATTCCACTTGAACATTGGTGGGAAATGTGGGcacttttatttcagtttttcaatttaacatttttatgtaGCAAATGCACTTCAATGGTAATCATTACATTGTTTGAAAAAAGTACAGAATCTGTGACAGTTTTAGTCAAATGACAAATACAGGGGGAAAAGCAACAGGACAAGCAACTACTGTCGGATTGTTCCACTACATCAACCTAAGTCTAGCGTCTGTGACGGCTACCACCAGCCATCAACGGTGACATGAATCAATGCGAAGCATTGCACAATACAGTGTCTTCACCAGCAATGCAAAAACATTCAATAGAGTAGCATAAAATGTATGCTATGAAAAGTAACCTTTAAATAATCTGTAGCCTGCAGCAAATGAAAGCACATGGTGATCACAAACAGTTCAGATGAATCGAGACAATCATTGACGCTGGTTAAAAAGACGATGCATCAAATACTATAAACTCCTTAACAGCA is part of the Hippoglossus hippoglossus isolate fHipHip1 chromosome 5, fHipHip1.pri, whole genome shotgun sequence genome and harbors:
- the stx18 gene encoding syntaxin-18, with translation MAVDITSLFKASVKTVKTRNKAIGVGFDSTKDEIFRRTRTKSGFSPKAKEVIVNITKLKDFLLQHRKDYVSAGSLISSDLTRMTDSERDQIDQDAQIFMRTCSEAIRLLRNEAEKKVTSAQIKEHRGAVLDLIEMYLRGVCKLYSEQRAIRVKRMVDKKRLSRLAPEHHSRVEKAREVEPTEEKTVKEESTEKSVSEVLDNTVEHLWEEGRVEDELSPEEIQMFEQENQRLVSEMSNLVDEVRQIEGKVVEISRLQEIFAEKVLHQESEIDNIHQLVVGATENVKEGNEDIREAIKNNAGFRVWILFFLVMCSFSLLFLDWYDS